Below is a genomic region from Spirochaetales bacterium.
GTCGTAAAGGACGACGAACTGTCCGGGTGTGACCGCCCGCTGCGGCCGGTCGAAGACGACCCTGACCGGCATACCGGCACCGGAGGGTTCATCCGCGGTCCCTGTTTTCAATGCGCCGTCACCCGCTATTCCGGCGGCTTCATATGCCGTCACCGTCGCCGGTTGTTCGGTGTGCAGGTACCTGATTCTGGCCTTGAGCCGCAGGGGGCCGCCGCACGGCCCCGGCATCGAAATCCAGTTGAGGTTCCTCGCGATGAGGCCCTCACTGTACAGGTCTCCTTCCGTCCCGACAACGATACGGTTCGCCGCTTTATCGATGCCGACGACATAAAGCGGTTCGCTGTGGGATACGCCGAGTCCCCGCCGCTGGCCGATGGTGTAGAAGCAGATGCCGCGGTGTTTCCCCAGAATCGTCCCGTTTTTATCCACGATATCGCCTGCCTCCGGCCGTTTTTCAAAAAGATCGGCATAATCTCCCCGGTAAAAATCCTGGCTTTCTTTCTTTGCCAGAACGGGAAGCCCCTTTTCCCGGGCCATCCGCCTGACGTCGTCTTTCGTCAAACCGCCCAGGGGAAACACGGCTCGTTCGAGCTGTTCCTGACGCAAAAGGGCGAGAAAATAGGACTGTTCCTTTTTAACATCGACCCCCTTTTTCAGGAGGTATCTGCCCGTTTCCGGATGATACACCGTCAGGGCGTAATGGCCGGTTGCATACTTATCGAAACGTATCCCGGACGCCCACGCCTTTTCTATCAGGAGACCGAATTTCATGTGCCGGTTGCACTTCAAACAGGGATTCGGCGTTCTTCCCCTTAGATATTCCTCTCTGAAGTAGGCAAGCACCGTTTCATTATATTCCCGGGACAGATCGATCACATGATGGGGTACTCCGAGCGACCGGCAAAGCCGGCGCGCATCCTCGATATTATCTTCACCCCCGGGTCCGAAACAGGCCGTTTTTTTAGCGAGTTTCGTTCCGGTTCCGTCATACAGTTTCATGGTAAGACCGATCACCTCGTGGCCCTGATCACGGAGAAGACAGGCGGCAATCGACGAATCGATGCCTCCGCTCAACCCGACTGCTATCGTCACTTTTCCCGGTCCTTTGCGTTATCAGGCATAAAACTCTGTGGCCTTGAATGTATGGTACTCGAACTCCACTTTATGATATTTCCTGAAACCGTGCTTCATGACCTGTTCTATCCAGGCATCGTGCGTGCAATGCCGCACATACCGCTTGTAAACGACATGATCGACCTCTATTTCCTGCATACCTTCCGAATCACCGCACGGATAAAACGAGAGAAAGATTCCGTTTTCCTTGAGGGCACAGGCGATCTTGGCAAGAATAATATCCTGATCCTCCCCGGTAAAATGAAAGAGGGTTCCCGCGTCCAGAACACCGTCGAATGTGTTTTCACTGAACGCCATATCCAGAATATCGGCGATGATAAACTCCGCTTCCGGCACATGGCCCCGTGCGAAACCGATCGAGCGTTCGCTCAGATCCACACCGGTCACGTCCGCCCCGTTATCGACAAGCCGTCTGGATTCGACGCCGGTACCGCATCCCAGATCGAGGATGTGGGGTCTGTCCGGCAGGCGGGAGAGCATTCCCTGTAGTACCGGAAGGAGAGTCCGGTCGTCCTTCCAGTTCGCGAATGTCCGCTCGGCTATGTTGTCATAAAAACTGATTGTTTCCTTTACCGTTTCTTTCATCGGGCTTCCTTTCAATGATGTTCGAAAATCACGGAAAAATCGATTAGCGGCGTCTCGTCACTCCACACCGCCTCGAACCCCATACGGTTGTCCGTTATATAGACAGAATGGAATTCACTTTTAAACACGGGAATATCGATCAGACGGGATTCAAGTAGATCGCGGTCACGTTCGTACGATTCGATCTTCTCTTTGTCCGCTTCAGTTTCGGGGAAAAATGAGTTTTCCTTGTTCGGCGTCAGGTGACCCAGTCTGTGCTTTTCCCGCAATCCACCGATTTCACGGTAAATCGCTTCGTTCGTCTTCCCGGCAACATCGATTTCCTCCTCCGTCCACTGTCTGACGAATCTGAGGGTGATTTCATAATAATCCTTTCTGCCGCTTTCCAGGATATACGCTTCCAACTCCCCTTCCGTCATATACGGGAGGCTGACCCCGTTATAAAACCAGAAGGGACGCATACTCGTTATGACGACCGCATCGTCCTCCGCGTGAATCGTCCACCCCGAACCCGCCGCCTCTTCAAACCGCTTCTGCTCGGCTTCCGAAAGCAAAGCACGGTCCTCCTCGACACACGCGAGACAAAAGACGACAATACAGATCGCAAGTATCCGCTTTTGCGTCACCATACAGGGACTCCTTTCATTGGATTTTCCGATAACCCTTTCACCGCCGCCTCATGCCGCCGGTTTTGAACGGGAGGCGATACCGGGCATCTGTAGGTATTATAAAATCCGGCAGTGAAAATCGATTCCAAGAATACGATAAAAAAATGATAATATTTTTACGAGTCTCCGTCAATATACGCGAAATTCGGTATCGGCGCCTCTCCTCCGGACATTCCGCAACCGCTATACGAGTCCGCCGGTCTTGTCCTTATTTTCAAGGTTGATTTTTCAAGGTACCCGGGTAATTTCACTCTTCATCTGAAACAATTTCATATTATATTTGAAATAATCCGTATAATCTGTTACAATAGTATGGATGGAAAAACCATGAAGCAAACCGATTCAATAAAAGAAAGGCGATATTTCTTCAGGGTGCCGCTTCCGAAAAAAGTGCAATATGCCGAGGACGCCGTGGCGGACGTGAAAGATATCAGTCAGGGCGGAATATGCATTATGACGGAAAGGGATTTTCCAGCCGGCACCGCACTAGTCCTTGATATCGGACTTCCTTCCGGTGCGGACGTCCAGGCGCAGGGTATGATTGTACGTAAAAAGAAACTCATCGATGACCGGTTTGAATACGGACTCAAGTTTTTCAAGATCTCCCAGACCGGCGATTATCCGCTGCGGCTGTATATTGAGGAGAACAGAAATCGGAAACACGAAAAGCGAAGATTGAAACGGTACAGTATAGATGTGGCCGTCGATTATTCGATTCACGGAAAGGCAAAAACTAGAAACGTCAACCATGAGGGAATTTGTATCCTGACGGATGAAAAAATTCCCTCAGGCAGTATTTTTA
It encodes:
- the mnmA gene encoding tRNA 2-thiouridine(34) synthase MnmA; this encodes MTIAVGLSGGIDSSIAACLLRDQGHEVIGLTMKLYDGTGTKLAKKTACFGPGGEDNIEDARRLCRSLGVPHHVIDLSREYNETVLAYFREEYLRGRTPNPCLKCNRHMKFGLLIEKAWASGIRFDKYATGHYALTVYHPETGRYLLKKGVDVKKEQSYFLALLRQEQLERAVFPLGGLTKDDVRRMAREKGLPVLAKKESQDFYRGDYADLFEKRPEAGDIVDKNGTILGKHRGICFYTIGQRRGLGVSHSEPLYVVGIDKAANRIVVGTEGDLYSEGLIARNLNWISMPGPCGGPLRLKARIRYLHTEQPATVTAYEAAGIAGDGALKTGTADEPSGAGMPVRVVFDRPQRAVTPGQFVVLYDGDTVAAGGIIERSF
- a CDS encoding class I SAM-dependent methyltransferase, coding for MKETVKETISFYDNIAERTFANWKDDRTLLPVLQGMLSRLPDRPHILDLGCGTGVESRRLVDNGADVTGVDLSERSIGFARGHVPEAEFIIADILDMAFSENTFDGVLDAGTLFHFTGEDQDIILAKIACALKENGIFLSFYPCGDSEGMQEIEVDHVVYKRYVRHCTHDAWIEQVMKHGFRKYHKVEFEYHTFKATEFYA
- a CDS encoding PilZ domain-containing protein, translating into MKQTDSIKERRYFFRVPLPKKVQYAEDAVADVKDISQGGICIMTERDFPAGTALVLDIGLPSGADVQAQGMIVRKKKLIDDRFEYGLKFFKISQTGDYPLRLYIEENRNRKHEKRRLKRYSIDVAVDYSIHGKAKTRNVNHEGICILTDEKIPSGSIFILTLTFPKNRKILTYGKVMWSRPLSYSTNAAGIQFWNITDKNKQLLKEIINDSRMITSSF